A single genomic interval of Schistocerca americana isolate TAMUIC-IGC-003095 chromosome 2, iqSchAmer2.1, whole genome shotgun sequence harbors:
- the LOC124596508 gene encoding uncharacterized protein LOC124596508, translating to MKAALFFVAALVAVAAVYGRPEESTTAAIPGEEQPSATIPSVRTLVAASYAEEDDDTICVQADNKFYLYANSLKLYSCYNLLPKVYVVKPKSLCKPVLSDCPKN from the exons cacTGGTCGCAGTTGCGGCGGTATACGGACGACCAGAAGAGTCGACCACTGCCGCCATCCCGGGTGAGGAACAGCCGTCCGCCACCATCCCGTCTGTGAGAACATTGGTGGCGGCGTCGTACGCGGAAGAAGACGACGATACCATTTGTGTCCAGGCAGACAACAAGTTCTACTTGTATGCCAATTCACTGAAGTTGTATTCTTGCTATAACCTACTACCGAAGG TTTATGTGGTGAAACCAAAGAGTCTGTGTAAACCAGTACTGTCAGACTGTCCCAAGAACTAG